The proteins below are encoded in one region of Hordeum vulgare subsp. vulgare chromosome 3H, MorexV3_pseudomolecules_assembly, whole genome shotgun sequence:
- the LOC123440041 gene encoding GDSL esterase/lipase At1g28600-like, protein MAQERQGHRSISWCILVVVVVLLLSARGSSASCYKRIFAFGDSIIDTGNFVYSTGSAPNALKEFPYGMTFFHHPTGRVCDGRVLLDFYAQALGLPLVQPSLPEQRSGQCTFGANFAVFAATALPPQYFKRWNMDIPGSANLGMQMGWFKEVVKRIAPGPGARRLLGESLIILGEIGGNDYNFLFFGRNHTRETAYQFIPDVVNRIISVAQELVDLGARTIMIPGNFPIGCVPKYLNDYHTGNPADYDKFGCLRWYNDFSMRHNMALSNAVNRLMAQHPRVKLIYADYFGAVMEIFKNPHRFGQ, encoded by the exons ATGGCCCAGGAGCGTCAAGGACACCGTTCCATTTCCTggtgcatcctcgtcgtcgtggtGGTCCTGCTGCTCAGCGCTCGCGGGTCATCTGCTAGTTGCTACAAGCGCATCTTTGCCTTCGGCGATTCCATCATCGACACCGGCAACTTCGTGTATTCGACCGGCAGCGCTCCAAACGCGTTGAAGGAGTTCCCATATGGGATGACCTTCTTCCACCACCCCACAGGCCGCGTCTGTGACGGGCGCGTCCTCCTTGATTTCTACG CGCAAGCGCTGGGTCTGCCGCTGGTACAACCAAGCTTACCCGAGCAAAGATCGGGACAATGCACATTCGGTGCCAACTTCGCCGTGTTTGCTGCCACGGCGCTTCCCCCACAGTACTTCAAAAGATGGAACATGGATATTCCAGGGTCTGCCAACCTCGGCATGCAGATGGGCTGGTTCAAAGAAGTAGTGAAACGGATAGCACCAGGGCCCG GTGCGAGGAGACTCCTCGGAGAGTCTCTCATCATATTGGGTGAGATCGGTGGCAACGACTACAACTTCTTGTTCTTCGGTAGAAATCATACTCGTGAAACAGCCTACCAGTTCATCCCAGACGTTGTCAACCGCATCATCAGTGTTGCCCAA GAGCTCGTCGATCTCGGCGCGAGGACGATCATGATCCCGGGGAACTTCCCCATCGGGTGCGTGCCCAAGTACCTGAATGATTACCACACGGGCAACCCTGCAGACTACGACAAGTTCGGCTGCCTCAGGTGGTACAACGACTTCTCCATGAGGCACAACATGGCGCTGTCCAATGCGGTCAATAGGCTCATGGCGCAGCATCCACGGGTGAAGCTCATCTACGCTGACTACTTCGGCGCCGTCATGGAAATCTTCAAGAACCCACACAGATTTGGTCAGTAA